From Canis lupus dingo isolate Sandy chromosome 24, ASM325472v2, whole genome shotgun sequence, a single genomic window includes:
- the RBBP9 gene encoding serine hydrolase RBBP9, with amino-acid sequence MALPSKAVIVPGNGGGDVATHGWYGWVKKGLEQIPGFQCLAKNMPDPITARESLWLPFMETELHCDEKTVIIGHSSGAIAAMRYAETHRVYAIVLVSAYTSDLGDENEQASGYFNRPWQWERIKANCPHIVQFGSTDDPFLPWKEQQEVADRLEAKLYKFTDRGHFQNMEFHELIRVIKSMLKVPA; translated from the exons ATGGCTCTCCCAAGCAAGGCAGTTATTGTTCCCGGGAACGGAGGCGGGGATGTGGCCACCCACGGCTGGTACGGCTGGGTGAAGAAGGGGCTGGAGCAG ATACCTGGTTTCCAGTGTTTGGCTAAAAACATGCCTGACCCAA TTACAGCTCGAGAGAGCCTCTGGCTGCCCTTCATGGAGACGGAGCTGCACTGTGATGAGAAGACTGTCATCATAGGCCACAGTTCTGGGGCCATTGCAGCCATGAG gtaTGCAGAAACACACCGAGTTTATGCTATTGTGCTAGTGTCTGCATACACCTCTGACTTGGGGGATGAAAATGAGCAGGCCAGTG gatACTTCAACCGTCCCTGGCAGTGGGAGAGGATCAAAGCCAACTGCCCTCACATTGTGCAGTTTGGCTCCACAGATGATCCTTTCCTTCCCTGGAAGGAACAACAAGAAGTGGCTGATAGGCTGGAAGCCAAATTGTACAAATTCACTGACCGTGGCCACTTTCAGAACATGGAGTTTCATGAACTGATTCGTGTGATAAAGTCTATGCTGAAAGTACCAGCATAG